In a single window of the Streptomyces cinnabarinus genome:
- the araD gene encoding L-arabinonate dehydratase: MTGSERPEPTGRKRPEDLRSHQWYGTEGQLRTWSHNARMRQLGYEAEEYRGRPVIAVLNTWSDINPCHVHLRERAEAVKRGVWQAGGFPLEFPVSTLSETYQKPTPMLYRNLLSMETEELLRSYPVDAAVLLGGCDKSTPALLMGAASADVPSLFVPAGPMLPGHWRGETLGSGTDMWKYWDEHRAGNLTDCELRELQGGLARSPGHCMTMGTASTMTAAAEALGMTLPGASSIPAVDSAHERMAAASGRRAVELAWTGLTPSRILTREAFEDAVTTVLGLGGSTNAVIHLIALAGRCQVPLTLDDFDRVARTVPVLANVRPGGQTHLMEDFYFAGGLPGFLSRITDLLHLDRPTVTGTLGEQLADAQVHDDDVIRTRDNPVASEGGVAVLRGNLCPDGAVIKHISAEPRLLKHTGSAVVFDDYKTMQRTIDDPALNITADSVLVLRGSGPKGGPGMPEYGMLPIPDHLLKQGVRDMVRISDARMSGTSYGACVLHVAPESYIGGPLALVRTGDSITLDVSARTLHLHVDDEELARRRTEWTPPPARYERGYGALYNEQIGQADTGCDFEFLARPGQVQDPYAG; this comes from the coding sequence CCTCAACACCTGGTCCGACATCAACCCCTGCCACGTCCATCTGCGCGAGCGCGCCGAGGCGGTCAAGCGGGGCGTGTGGCAGGCCGGCGGTTTCCCGCTGGAGTTCCCGGTCTCCACGCTCTCCGAGACCTACCAGAAGCCGACCCCGATGCTCTACCGCAACCTGCTGTCGATGGAGACGGAGGAGCTGCTGCGCTCCTACCCCGTCGACGCGGCGGTCCTGCTCGGCGGCTGCGACAAGTCGACGCCCGCGCTGCTGATGGGCGCGGCCTCGGCCGATGTGCCCTCCCTCTTCGTGCCCGCGGGGCCGATGCTGCCGGGGCACTGGCGCGGCGAGACCCTCGGGTCCGGCACCGACATGTGGAAGTACTGGGACGAGCACCGCGCGGGCAATCTCACCGACTGCGAACTGCGGGAGCTGCAAGGCGGACTGGCGCGGTCGCCCGGTCACTGCATGACCATGGGCACCGCGTCCACGATGACCGCGGCGGCGGAGGCCCTCGGGATGACCCTGCCGGGCGCCTCCTCGATCCCCGCCGTCGATTCCGCGCACGAGCGGATGGCCGCCGCCTCCGGGCGCCGCGCCGTGGAACTCGCCTGGACCGGGCTCACACCGTCCCGGATCCTGACCCGTGAGGCCTTCGAGGACGCCGTCACCACGGTGCTCGGACTCGGTGGCTCCACCAACGCGGTCATCCACCTGATCGCGCTCGCCGGACGCTGCCAAGTGCCGCTCACCCTCGACGACTTCGACCGCGTCGCGCGCACCGTGCCGGTGCTGGCGAACGTCCGCCCCGGCGGACAGACGCACCTGATGGAGGACTTCTACTTCGCGGGCGGCCTGCCGGGCTTCCTCTCGCGCATCACCGACCTGCTGCACCTGGACCGGCCCACGGTGACCGGCACCCTGGGCGAGCAGCTCGCGGACGCCCAGGTGCACGACGACGACGTCATCCGGACCCGCGACAACCCGGTCGCGAGCGAGGGCGGGGTCGCCGTGCTGCGCGGCAACCTCTGCCCGGACGGCGCCGTCATCAAGCACATCTCCGCCGAGCCGCGGCTCCTCAAGCACACCGGGTCCGCGGTCGTCTTCGACGACTACAAGACCATGCAGCGCACCATCGACGACCCGGCGCTGAACATCACCGCCGACAGCGTGCTGGTGCTGCGCGGCTCCGGTCCCAAGGGCGGTCCGGGCATGCCCGAGTACGGCATGCTCCCCATCCCCGACCACCTGCTCAAGCAGGGCGTACGGGACATGGTGCGGATCTCCGACGCCCGGATGAGCGGCACCAGTTACGGCGCCTGTGTGCTGCACGTGGCGCCGGAGTCGTACATCGGCGGACCGCTCGCCCTGGTCCGCACCGGTGACTCCATCACCCTCGACGTCAGCGCCCGCACCCTCCATCTCCACGTGGACGACGAGGAGTTGGCGCGCCGCAGGACCGAGTGGACGCCTCCGCCCGCCCGTTACGAGCGGGGTTACGGCGCCCTCTACAACGAACAGATCGGCCAGGCCGACACCGGCTGCGACTTCGAGTTCCTGGCCCGGCCGGGCCAGGTGCAGGACCCGTACGCCGGCTGA